GTCCAACAAAGGCCAAGAAGACACTCAAGTAGAGAAGGAGTCACAGTCTTCCACTTTTCATAAAGCAAATCAACACAATTCTGCTACAACATCTGTAAAAAGTTATAATCCAACACTTGTTGGTGAGGAAGCTACAGCACCAACAGCAACAGACCCGAGTAGAGCAAAAGAGAAGCAGTCTGCACAACCTGTTGCAGTACAGTAGTTTAGGCACCCACCACCCTTCcctcaaagatttcaaaagcAACAGCTTGTCACAAGCTGTTCAGCAAAATCTTGGGAGTGCTGAAACAGCTACATATTAATATcctttttgtggaagctctaaagaaaatgtcaaattATGCGAAACTTTTAAAGgatattttgatgaaaaaaaaaagaagactttgagaatttgaaataGTTGTTCTAACACAAGAGTGCAACCGAATGCTTCAGAGTAAGATACCGCAGAAGATGAAGGATCCAGGAAGCTTCACAATCCCTTGCTCCATAAGCACTAAATACAGTGGCAAAGCACTTTATGATCTGGGGGCTAGCATCAATCTCATGCCTTTATCAGTGTTTAAGCAATTGGGAGTTGGGGAATGTAGACCAACAACAGTGACTTTACAACTTGCTGACAGATCTCATGCATATCCAGAAGAAAAGATTGAAGATGTGTTGGTGAAGGtggatatatttatttttctggtgGATTTCATTGTGTTAGACTTTGAAGCAAACAAAGAAGTACCAATCATTCTAGGGAGACCTTTCTTAGCCACGAGAAAAACTCTCATTgatgttcaaaaaggagaaTTAATCATGAGGGCGAATGAACAACAAGTTACATTCAATGTGCTAGGTGCCATGAAGAGTCCCGATGAGATTGaagattataattttattaatgttgtGGACTTTGTTGTAAGAGAGAGATTCACAGTTGCTGCAGTAAGGAGGAAATCAATCTTGTAACATTTGAATAACTTCATGATGATGATCGTGGAGCAGCTAACATAGCATGGTAAGAGGAGAAGCAACCCTTCAGAATTAATGAGCAAATACAGCAAAGGGAACTCACTCCAGAGCAACAAGAATTCAATGTTAATGGGCCGAAAGTGAAGCACTATATGGGAGATGATATGAACAGCCTAAAGAATGATCGATTATTGAAGGATCCAAGTTGAGCAAACAAGAAAGATCAGGCTGAAAGACTTAAAATCAAGCGCtaattgggaggcaacccaataaGGGaagttgtttcaagtttttaagGCATTGAATttagcttttaaattatttaatttttcttttgttattttaagtgtgcatctaattttttgtctttgtaTTAAATTGcaacaagtaaaaaaaaatgtgtaggCAAAAAGAGCAGGAAGGAATTATTGCAGCATCACTTACAACATGACATATAATAGAAGATTCTCAAACAACAGAAGCATTTCTTGCTTTTGTAGCAGCAATGGattgatcaaattttatgataagGAGCGTTTGAGAAGTGGATCAAAGAAGAAGTGACCTTTTACAGCCTATACTGCAACAGTGCTTCCAGCAACAGGGGAGTACCCATACCcgctaatttattttactttttttttgcaaaacttttctttcatttagttttaattttctaattcattctGTATGTTCTTTTATTTAGTGTATGCATGTCTGGTTTAtgtggttttgttttgtgtgcttgtgaggacacaacaCCATTCAAGTTTGGGGGGTTGTGTTTTTGAGTTCATGTGTTTATGCTTGTATTGTGTGTTGTGTGTTGTGTAAAGCTctgttatctaatatttgtgtatggatttgaaaacctaatgaagataaattgagtgttattcGGTATTTATAAGAATGCCAAGTAAAGATAGTTATAGATGGAGGTTGAAATTTTGTCCCGGCACTTAAACTTTTGTTGAGATTCATGACAATGCTGCAGCAGaatcaagaaaattacaaagagtagaaaatatctcaagtttgggggaaatttttttttttgaactatgcttattttgtaataaagtCTGCTCCAATGGCTTAAGTACAATGTCTCTGTAATGTTGTAGCACCTCTGAAATTTGATCAAAGTGGCACACACACATTTTGGACAGAATGAAGCCTAAGTCTAGAACTAAACTGCTATAGCTATTTTGCGTGATTAAGAGTGTGATCTGAGAGTAGAAGAATCCTTAGAAATTTGATGACAAAGCTAAGTTATTTGTTACATGATTGTGTAGTattgttgtcattacttgaggataagtaatggtttaagtttcggggtgtgataactttatgaaatgagagttatcatggcacttttagacttaaatcaatactAGTTATAGAGTAATTGATGTGGTTGTAtagcatttttgttacattttgcataaacattcattttagtttagtcttaatgaattttgtttgatttagaataattcGTACTTagattgtgtgcataattgtaggtgtccGGAAGCTAGTATTTCAAGGAAGGAACGCTGATGCAATAAGCttgcaaaaataaggaaagaacatggctataaaagaattgaaacaaatctagAATAGTGTAGTTGCTGTagtcattgctgtagcaatcctggaacaacgacaGTGAAAATTTCGTGTGGGATACTTGCAGAATTACGAtatgcagtttcctaatctgacttatgcgcgacctaggcttccgtttaccctaattttcaactacaaaagaagcacacatcataaggaaAAAGGGGGGccgtcacccaaggagaaaaacacaaagaaacaaaagaaaaacaagattcaagagaaaaattaagggCTGCACAAGAGGAAAATTTGTAGAAATCAATTGGGAGCTCAgtccttcttattcttctcttgtgttcttgttttctatttatttatggggaTATGTGTCATGGCCGAAaccttgttctttatttttcttttgcaaatcatgaactaaatttatt
This window of the Citrus sinensis cultivar Valencia sweet orange chromosome 8, DVS_A1.0, whole genome shotgun sequence genome carries:
- the LOC112496079 gene encoding uncharacterized protein LOC112496079; translated protein: MVKAMTTAPATVNQILEISCVYCGEGHLFDNCPGNPTSVNYMGSFNKQNHDNPYSNTYNPGWRQHPNFSWSYQNQTVAAPSGQNRLAQPPRFYQQTKSKEDVDRPVGVPKRRIESNKGQEDTQVEKESQSSTFHKANQHNSATTSVKSYNPTLVGEEATAPTATDPSRAKEKQSAQPVASKIPQKMKDPGSFTIPCSISTKYSGKALYDLGASINLMPLSVFKQLGVGECRPTTVTLQLADRSHAYPEEKIEDVLVKVDIFIFLVDFIVLDFEANKEVPIILGRPFLATRKTLIDVQKGELIMRANEQQVTFNVLGAMKSPDEIEDYNFINVVDFVVRERFTVAAVRRKSIL